From Zingiber officinale cultivar Zhangliang chromosome 5B, Zo_v1.1, whole genome shotgun sequence, the proteins below share one genomic window:
- the LOC121984553 gene encoding dof zinc finger protein DOF4.6-like yields the protein MEIPTANARHNGQEANMGGYELEGMLDLLQEQQPEARKLLRPRPEQALKCPRCASTNTKFCYYNNYSLSQPRYFCKGCRRYWTQGGSLRNVPVGGGCRKNKRCSGSSSFSSKMTKTQPPPPPPPQQQDHHAPLPLLSSDLTLAFTHSFLDPMPSLPTSCTNHGFVDLMSNELYHYGGFGSSSSNGNNTNVSGEGVEGAERQVLLPWHELQGVESSVQVSAPPSWHGLINGSLMAGARVNDMASSALGEYHYAFF from the exons ATGGAAATTCCTACTGCTAATGCTCGACACAACGGCCAG GAGGCCAATATGGGTGGGTATGAGTTGGAAGGGATGCTTGATCTACTCCAAGAACAGCAGCCGGAGGCGAGGAAGCTGCTCCGGCCGAGGCCGGAGCAGGCCCTGAAGTGCCCGCGCTGCGCCTCCACCAACACCAAGTTCTGCTACTACAACAATTACAGTCTCTCGCAACCGCGCTACTTCTGCAAGGGCTGCCGTAGGTATTGGACGCAGGGAGGCTCCCTGCGGAACGTCCCGGTGGGAGGAGGGTGCAGGAAGAATAAGAGATGCTCTGGTTCCAGCTCCTTCTCTtccaagatgaccaagacacagccgccgccgccgccgccgccgcagcaACAAGATCACCATGCACCGCTGCCGCTGCTTTCGAGCGACCTCACCTTGGCCTTCACCCACAGCTTCCTAGATCCGATGCCGTCTCTCCCAACCAGCTGCACCAACCACGGCTTCGTTGACCTAATGAGCAATGAGCTCTATCACTACGGCGGCTttggcagcagcagcagcaacggCAATAATACCAACGTGAGTGGGGAGGGTGTGGAGGGAGCCGAGAGGCAAGTGCTCCTCCCGTGGCATGAGCTGCAGGGAGTGGAGTCTTCTGTGCAGGTTAGTGCTCCTCCGTCTTGGCATGGGCTCATCAATGGCTCCTTGATGGCAGGAGCAAGGGTCAACGACATGGCATCGAGTGCTCTCGGAGAATATCACTATGCTTTCTTCTGA
- the LOC121984554 gene encoding uncharacterized protein At4g14100-like: protein MMRSHSLLVLLVLLVSSLAATASTAGENAGGSDPTPSPWPLQFHAVLFMNYSGALSLIDLWYDWPRGRNFNIIRDQLDGPPVYDLEWNNGTSFVYTLDSPLSCRSVQLEVGILRPNWLDGATYLGQKTVDGFLCNVWTKVDFIWYYEDVVTKRPVQWVFYTGRTAHVMVYEEGAVLEDANWQAPEYCFQKGKKEQPEYRSIVSEIADLKRASRVLRGL, encoded by the exons ATGATGAGATCTCACTCTCTCCTCGTCCTCCTCGTCCTCCTCGTCTCATCCCTCGCCGCTACCGCCTCTACGGCCGGGGAAAATGCCGGCGGCAGCGATCCGACGCCCTCTCCGTGGCCGCTCCAGTTCCACGCGGTCCTCTTCATGAACTACAGCGGCGCCCTGTCGCTGATCGACCTCTGGTACGACTGGCCCCGTGGCCGCAACTTCAACATCATCCGCGACCAGCTCGATGGCCCTCCAGTCTACGACCTCGAGTGGAACAACGGCACATCCTTCGTCTACACCCTCGATTCCCCCCTCTCCTGCCGCTCCGTTCAGCTCGAGGTCGGCATCCTCCGCCCTAACTGGCTCGACGGTGCCACCTATCttggccagaagaccgtcgatgGCTTCCTCTGCAACGTGTGGACCAAGGTCGACTTCATCTGGTACTACGAGGACGTCGTCACCAAGCGCCCCGTCCAATGGGTCTTCTATACTG GAAGGACAGCTCATGTGATGGTATATGAGGAGGGTGCAGTTCTTGAGGATGCAAATTGGCAGGCGCCGGAATATTGCTTTCAGAAAGGGAAGAAAGAGCAACCAGAGTATCGATCTATTGTATCTGAGATAGCGGACCttaagagagcttcaagggttcTCCGAGGGCTCTAA